The Neovison vison isolate M4711 chromosome 10, ASM_NN_V1, whole genome shotgun sequence genome has a segment encoding these proteins:
- the GPR25 gene encoding probable G-protein coupled receptor 25 gives MPLTEPWTPSPWTPSWDYSGSGDLEDLEDLELCRVRDLPYSYAYVPVIYLAAFVVGLLGNSFVVWLLVGRRGPRRLVDTFVLHLAAADLGLVLTLPLWAVATARGGRWPFGEGLCKLSGFALAGTRCAGALLLAGLSVDRYLAVVKLLDARPLRTPRCALAACCSVWATALLAGLPSLAYRELQPLPGGRGSQCGEEPSDALQALSLLLLLLTCALPLGVSLVCYCLISRRLRRPPHLGRARRNSLRIIFAVEGAFVGSWLPFGVLRAVFHLARLGVLPLPCGLLLALRWGLSIATCLAFVNSCANPLIYLLLDRSFRARAWRGVCGRPDRPARGGSSASSLSRDDSSVFRSPAGSCERARTASAGPAPL, from the coding sequence ATGCCTCTCACCGAGCCCTGGACCCCCAGCCCGTGGACGCCGTCCTGGGACTACTCGGGGTCCGGCGACCTGGAGGACCTGGAGGACCTGGAGCTGTGCCGGGTCCGGGACCTGCCCTACAGCTACGCCTACGTGCCCGTGATCTACCTGGCGGCCTTCGTGGTGGGCCTGCTGGGCAACTCCTTCGTGGTGTGGCTGCTGGTCGGGCGGCGCGGCCCGCGGCGGCTCGTGGACACCTTCGTGCTGCACCTGGCCGCCGCCGACCTGGGCCTCGTGCTCACGCTGCCGCTGTGGGCCGTGGCGACAGCGCGCGGCGGCCGCTGGCCCTTCGGCGAGGGCCTGTGCAAGCTCAGCGGCTTCGCGCTGGCCGGCACGCGCTGCGCAGGCGCGCTGCTGCTGGCGGGGCTCAGCGTGGACCGCTACCTGGCGGTGGTGAAGCTGCTCGACGCGCGGCCGCTGCGCACCCCGCGCTGCGCGCTGGCCGCCTGCTGCAGCGTCTGGGCCACGGCGCTCCTGGCCGGCCTGCCCTCCCTGGCCTACCGGGAGCTGCAGCCCCTCCCCGGCGGCCGGGGCAGCCAGTGCGGGGAGGAGCCCTCCGACGCCTTGCAGGCGCtgagcctgctgctgctgctgctcaccTGCGCGCTGCCCCTGGGCGTCAGCCTGGTCTGTTACTGCCTCATCTCGCGCCGCCTGCGCCGGCCGCCGCACCTGGGCCGGGCCCGGAGGAACTCGCTGCGCATCATCTTCGCCGTCGAGGGCGCGTTCGTGGGCTCCTGGCTGCCCTTCGGCGTCCTGCGGGCCGTCTTCCACCTGGCGCGCCTGGGGGTGCTGCCGCTGCCCTGCGGCCTGCTGCTGGCGCTGCGCTGGGGCCTCAGCATCGCCACCTGCCTGGCCTTCGTCAACAGCTGCGCCAACCCCCTCATCTACCTGCTGCTGGACCGCTCGTTCCGCGCCCGGGCCTGGCGCGGGGTCTGCGGGCGCCCCGACCGCCCGGCGCGCGGGGGCAGCTCTGCGTCCTCGCTCTCCAGGGACGACAGCTCCGTGTTCCGGAGCCCCGCCGGCAGCTGCGAGAGAGCGCGGACGGCTAGCGCTGGCCCGGCCCCGCTCTAG